One window of Phoenix dactylifera cultivar Barhee BC4 chromosome 5, palm_55x_up_171113_PBpolish2nd_filt_p, whole genome shotgun sequence genomic DNA carries:
- the LOC103704697 gene encoding E3 ubiquitin-protein ligase Os04g0590900-like translates to MAAVGDQQTWVPYEPIKDCTQGLCTIYCPQWCYLIFPPPPAVELSDDSSGPTFSPLVIAIIGILASAFLLVSYYTIISKYCGAFDSLRRRLQGPGADDRELEDGLAQSHRHEAWQLSPSNGLDEALIDKIAVCKYRRGDGLVDGTDCSVCLSEFREDDSLRLLPKCNHAFHVQCIDTWLKSHSNCPLCRANIVSVSSLSPAPPLPAPPEPENASPAAEGERGFEETAAAVEDLDGGGQEEIQLRNHGDLPPKEHPSRILCDLERMEESDTIIEVGDGAVQPIRRSFSMDFSHRGRVSIADVLQTSMEDELLAAKDHGFLVGIGSSRRCGGEHCRTRVLPRVMSPVPMKRSFSSERFCFTRHGRGSSSILPV, encoded by the coding sequence ATGGCCGCCGTCGGCGACCAGCAAACCTGGGTTCCCTATGAGCCAATTAAGGACTGCACTCAGGGCTTGTGTACCATCTACTGCCCCCAGTGGTGCTACCTAATTTTCCCACCACCTCCCGCCGTGGAGCTCTCCGACGACAGCTCCGGCCCAACCTTCTCACCCCTCGTGATCGCCATCATCGGCATCCTCGCAAGCGCCTTCCTCCTCGTCAGCTACTACACCATCATCTCCAAGTATTGCGGTGCCTTCGACTCCCTCCGGCGGCGGCTCCAAGGCCCCGGTGCGGACGACCGCGAGCTCGAGGACGGCCTCGCGCAATCCCACCGCCACGAGGCTTGGCAACTCTCCCCGTCGAACGGGCTCGACGAGGCGTTGATCGACAAGATTGCGGTGTGCAAGTACAGGAGAGGCGACGGGCTGGTCGACGGCACCGACTGCTCGGTGTGCCTCAGCGAGTTCAGGGAGGACGACAGCCTTCGCCTGCTCCCCAAGTGCAATCATGCCTTCCATGTCCAGTGCATCGATACTTGGTTGAAGTCCCACTCCAACTGCCCCCTCTGCCGTGCCAATATCGTGTCGGTCAGTTCATTATCGCCGGCGCCGCCGCTTCCGGCTCCTCCCGAGCCGGAAAATGCTTCTCCCGCGGCAGAAGGTGAACGAGGCTTCGAGGAGACGGCTGCAGCCGTAGAAGATTTAGACGGTGGCGGGCAAGAAGAGATCCAACTGAGGAATCATGGCGATCTGCCTCCGAAGGAGCACCCTTCTCGAATCCTCTGTGATCTGGAAAGGATGGAGGAGAGTGATACTATAATTGAGGTGGGAGACGGTGCTGTCCAACCCATCAGACGATCATTCTCCATGGACTTCTCGCATCGAGGGCGTGTTTCGATTGCTGATGTCTTGCAAACGAGCATGGAGGATGAACTGTTAGCTGCAAAGGATCATGGCTTTCTGGTCGGGATCGGTTCGTCGAGACGGTGCGGAGGAGAGCATTGCAGGACCAGGGTCTTGCCTCGCGTTATGAGCCCTGTCCCGATGAAGAGATCCTTCTCCAGCGAGAGGTTCTGCTTCACTAGGCATGGGAGGGGAAGCAGTTCGATCCTTCCGGTGTAA